From Montipora foliosa isolate CH-2021 chromosome 6, ASM3666993v2, whole genome shotgun sequence, a single genomic window includes:
- the LOC138007516 gene encoding protogenin-like — MGVLQISDIKNSDEGNYSCIARNVARVRYSQAASLLVKTGSAIGKASPEFLGMPRNVTVLKGGATVLECAATGYPIPVITWKKLTGDPQLFNSSYGANNLNFTNILENDGGKYECQASSNGQTISRIVWLVVKAPPQFTEKPPKLKVITDGPTILICQVTGTPMPLLFWLKNGSKLTSNGKTRITHYRGGTVLKISGASSQDGGIYQCFAENEHGNIQTPSSIVVHQSENQPGPPTNLVALPHSSSSIILSWSAPQGNLEITAYSVHYKKSGDEERQIVVGNVNHHIIKELHGFTNYTLYVRAVTTVIGRKSRSVVQRTLEGKPSRAPKNVSITSITSDSLDLEWQPLQKIYQNGIITKYVIEWEEHGKEGSLSSLEVPGHILHKTINGLSKGKTYSVKVSAATVIGRGIWSSPVIVTVLPHSDNVIGAPTLWIGEKNSTAFNVRWLPPKYGQESLKEYHLFYVQLQNSETEKGPIIIGNDHGGYLLTGLRPGTEFLIKLMAWDGKRLGQPGAIRTSTNKGPSSPPRSVKFEYKSRRSVLISWEKPTKTNGQLTSYEIFYSYDKSTPDSEWQREKIRLGVVGSKEDKMLRTLTGIKENTTFYLKIRAENQGGYGPFCKTVTVKPPISVPRVSPNVSYTILSPRLVELSWACPRIYNAVVKRFTILITNNKNDPEDSWNIQIVGIASSKRCPNVVTKTIAVNQHMVYFIKVRAEYDDQTPGKWSNIVEISTGNQSTTAPILSELNENPDFNIKLGIIIGCTISAFCLVVLGLFIIWRNPCRQPSINQGKEKGLKNSLPQTLNGFLPHHQQIIGCGKNDNSTSTEETSASSGVCRCRCTCGAASQWPMGGTMIRANRKLPGSSDSTTPMTRVFATKGASEESMGSQDVRDKADGCYPASCSSRLSVEMHRDEKDSSRSPKKNVPVDV, encoded by the exons ATGGGAGTGCTCCAAATCAGTGACATTAAGAATTCAGATGAAGGAAACTACAGTTGCATTGCAAGAAATGTTGCTAGAGTAAGATACAGCCAAGCTGCTAGTCTTCTGGTTAAAACAG GTTCAGCCATAGGGAAAGCAAGTCCAGAGTTTCTTGGTATGCCTCGCAATGTTACAGTACTGAAAGGAGGTGCCACTGTGTTGGAGTGTGCTGCGACTGGCTATCCTATCCCAGTTATAACATGGAAGAAACTAACTGGAGATCCGCAGCTTTTTAACAGCAGTTATGGGGCTAACAACCTCAACTTTACCAACATACTTGAAAACGATGGAGGGAAGTACGAGTGTCAAGCAAGCTCTAATGGACAAACTATTTCCAGAATTGTGTGGCTTGTTGTCAAAG CACCACCTCAGTTTACAGAGAAACCCCCCAAATTGAAGGTGATAACAGATGGACCAACCATACTCATTTGTCAAGTGACAGGGACACCTATGCCGTTATTGTTTTGGCTAAAAAATGGTAGCAAGTTGACGTCAAATGGAAAAACTAGAATTACACATTACAGAGGAGGAACAGTCTTAAAAATATCCGGTGCAAGCTCCCAAGATGGTGGAATATACCAGTGCTTTGCAGAAAATGAACATGGCAACATTCAAACCCCATCTAGTATTGTAGTTCATCAGTCGG AAAATCAGCCTGGACCTCCAACAAATTTGGTGGCTCTTCCACATTCTTCATCATCCATTATCTTGAGTTGGAGTGCTCCTCAAGGAAACCTTGAGATTACTGCATATTCAGTGCATTATAAAAAAAGTGGTGACGAGGAACGGCAAATTGTTGTTGGAAATGTTAATCACCACATAATCAAAGAACTGCATGGGTTCACAAATTACACATTATATGTTAGGGCAGTTACAACTGTCATAGGAAGAAAATCAAGATCAGTTGTTCAAAGAACACTTGAAGGCA AACCATCAAGAGCTCCTAAGAATGTGAGCATCACCAGTATTACGTCAGAT AGTCTTGATTTAGAGTGGCAACCACTGCAAAAAATTTACCAAAATGGAATTATAACCAAGTATGTCATTGAGTGGGAAGAGCATGGTAAAGAAGGATCGCTCAGCAGCTTAGAAGTACCAGGTCATATTCTCCATAAAACGATTAATGGGTTATCCAAGGGAAAAACATACAGTGTCAAAGTATCTGCAGCAACTGTAATTGGCAGGGGAATATGGAGCTCACCAGTGATTGTAACAGTCCTCCCTCATTCAGACAATG TCATCGGTGCTCCAACCTTGTGGATAGGAGAGAAAAACTCCACTGCTTTTAATGTGAGGTGGCTTCCACCCAAATATGGCCAGGAATCATTGAAAGAATACCATTTGTTCTATGTCCAGCTTCAGAACAGTGAAACTGAGAAAGGCCCAATCATCATTGGAAATGATCACGGAGGCTATTTACTGACAGGATTAC GGCCTGGAACGGAGTTTCTCATTAAACTAATGGCTTGGGATGGTAAAAGACTGGGCCAGCCTGGAGCAATTCGTACATCAACCAACAAAG GACCAAGTTCTCCGCCAAGAAGTGTAAAATTTGAATATAAGAGTCGCAGATCTGTTTTAATCTCATGGGAAAAGCCTACCAAAACCAATGGTCAACTTACAAGCTATGAGATTTTTTACTCCTACGACAAATCAACACCAGATTCAGAGTGGCAACGAGAAAAAATTCGTTTAGGAGTTGTCGGCAGTAAGGAAGACAAAATGTTGAGAACATTGACAGGAATTAAAGAAAACACCACATTTTACCTAAAGATTCGTGCAGAAAACCAAGGGGGATATGGTCCGTTTTGTAAGACAGTTACAGTTAAGCCTCCCATATCAGTACCAAGAGTCTCTCCTAATGTCTCGTACACTATTCTTTCACCAAGACTTGTGGAGCTATCATGGGCATGTCCTCGAATTTACAATGCAGTTGTCAAACGCTTTACCATTCTtattacaaacaacaaaaatgatcCAGAGGACTCATGGAACATTCAGATAGTTGGCATTGCCTCTTCCAAAAGGTGCCCAAATGTGGTGACAAAAACAATTGCTGTAAACCAGCACATGGTGTACTTTATTAAAGTGCGTGCTGAGTATGATGACCAAACTCCAGGAAAATGGTCAAACATTGTGGAGATTTCTACAG GAAATCAGTCCACTACAGCACCCATACTATCAGAACTTAACGAAAACCCTGACTTCAACATTAAACTTGGTATCATCATTGGTTGCACAATAAGTGCATTCTGCCTAGTGGTGCTTGGTTTGTTTATCATATGGCGAAATCCATGCAG ACAACCATCCATAAACCAGGGGAAAGAAAAGGGACTCAAAAATAGCCTTCCACAAACTCTGAATGGCTTTCTTCCTCATCATCAACAAATCATTGGTTGTGGAAAAAATGACAACAGTACATCTACAGAAGAAACTTCTGCAAGTTCAGGAGTGTGCCGGTGTAGATGTACTTGTGGTG CTGCATCACAATGGCCAATGGGTGGCACAATG ATACGAGCTAACAGAAAGTTACCAGGAAGTAGTGATAGCACTACTCCAATGACAAGGGTGTTTGCGACGAAAGGAGCTAG TGAAGAAAGTATGGGCTCCCAAGATGTCAGAGATAAAGCAG ATGGTTGCTATCCTGCTTCTTGTTCAAGTAGACTCTCTGTTGAAATGCATAGGGATGAAAAG GACTCATCAAGAAGTCCCAAGAAAAATGTACCTGTTGATGTATGA